The following coding sequences lie in one Micromonospora sp. R77 genomic window:
- a CDS encoding alkene reductase gives MNTLWTPTTVGSIELPHRLAMAPMTRDRSRADGVPTGLNREYYRQRASMALIITEGTQPSADGQGYLLTPGIYTEAHIAGWQEVTKAVHAAGGRIVVQLMHTGRISHPDNTPHGRQPVAPSALQPKGAMFTASGLQDMPTPRALDTDEVAGVVGEFRHAASAAIAAGFDGVEIHGANGYLVHQFLAGNTNYRADRYGGSISNRIRFAVEVASAVADEIGPERTGIRLSPGNPYNDIVENDTHAVYPTLIAALAPLNLAYLHLMHAGDDELLRALRRAWPTAVLLNRAGAGINARVADLDAGLADIITVGTMALANPDLPARLRASAPLNEPDPATFYGGDHHGYTDYPTLEDPPSSEDAA, from the coding sequence ATGAACACTCTCTGGACTCCCACCACTGTCGGATCCATCGAGCTCCCGCACCGTCTCGCCATGGCGCCGATGACCCGTGACCGGTCCCGGGCCGACGGCGTCCCCACCGGTCTCAACCGCGAGTACTACCGCCAGCGCGCCTCGATGGCCCTGATCATCACCGAGGGCACCCAGCCTTCCGCCGACGGGCAGGGCTACCTGCTGACCCCGGGCATCTACACCGAGGCGCACATCGCGGGCTGGCAGGAGGTGACCAAAGCGGTGCACGCCGCCGGCGGGCGCATCGTCGTCCAGCTCATGCACACCGGTCGCATCTCCCACCCCGACAACACGCCGCACGGCCGGCAGCCCGTCGCGCCGTCGGCCCTCCAGCCCAAGGGCGCGATGTTCACCGCATCCGGCCTGCAGGACATGCCCACCCCACGGGCACTGGACACCGACGAGGTCGCCGGGGTCGTCGGAGAGTTCCGCCACGCGGCCTCAGCGGCAATCGCCGCCGGCTTCGACGGCGTGGAGATCCACGGCGCCAACGGCTACCTCGTCCACCAGTTCCTCGCCGGCAACACCAACTACCGCGCCGACCGGTACGGCGGCTCGATCTCCAACCGGATCCGGTTCGCAGTCGAGGTCGCGTCGGCGGTGGCCGACGAGATCGGTCCCGAGCGCACGGGCATCCGCCTCTCGCCGGGCAACCCGTACAACGACATCGTGGAGAACGACACCCACGCGGTGTACCCGACGCTGATCGCTGCCCTGGCTCCGCTGAACCTCGCCTACCTGCACCTGATGCACGCCGGCGACGACGAACTGCTGCGCGCACTCCGCCGGGCCTGGCCGACGGCCGTGCTCCTCAATCGCGCGGGTGCCGGCATCAACGCCCGCGTCGCCGATCTCGACGCAGGACTGGCTGACATCATCACCGTCGGGACGATGGCGCTGGCAAACCCCGACCTGCCCGCTCGCCTCCGCGCCAGCGCACCGCTCAACGAACCGGACCCGGCCACCTTCTACGGTGGTGACCACCACGGTTACACCGACTACCCCACGCTGGAAGACCCGCCCTCTAGCGAAGACGCCGCTTGA
- a CDS encoding type II toxin-antitoxin system Phd/YefM family antitoxin, with protein sequence MSAEAVHYNMHDAKTHLSRIIERVERGEEIIIDRAGTPVAKVVPLVRRANRTAVGSLAGQLDLSGDWDSPETNAEIAADFGIGA encoded by the coding sequence ATGTCGGCTGAAGCCGTGCACTACAACATGCATGACGCCAAGACCCACCTGTCGCGCATCATCGAGCGAGTGGAACGCGGCGAAGAGATCATCATCGACCGGGCGGGCACCCCGGTGGCGAAGGTGGTGCCGCTCGTGCGGCGGGCCAACCGCACCGCAGTCGGCTCCCTCGCCGGGCAACTGGACCTCTCCGGCGATTGGGACTCCCCCGAGACCAACGCCGAGATCGCCGCTGACTTCGGCATCGGCGCATGA
- a CDS encoding helix-turn-helix domain-containing protein — protein sequence MEHHEFGAAVRQLRESTAPTAVGLTIGRRRVQGLRREELGELAGMSADYVRRLEQGRSHPSAGVVNAIARALRIGRAEYERLCALAGYAAADGQVPNDVGPGAMRLLERFTDTPMFVSDAAMNLVAVNSAFMALGHWDLTGDPWEWNIAWRTFCDPFNGFKQSAADATDHEAILAAQLKSALLRYPADASLAALVDEMRSRSRLFDTLWRAPRPVAAYESSAEFIHPDGGAVTLVGSMLAIPGDDLAALMLTAAPGSADAARLAEIVGGAGEPTIVKVGQPGPG from the coding sequence GTGGAACATCACGAGTTCGGTGCCGCGGTGCGCCAGTTGCGGGAGAGCACGGCGCCAACGGCTGTCGGGCTGACGATCGGCCGTCGGCGGGTGCAAGGGTTGCGGCGGGAGGAGCTCGGCGAGCTCGCGGGGATGTCCGCGGACTACGTACGCCGATTGGAGCAAGGGCGCAGCCATCCGTCGGCCGGGGTGGTGAACGCCATCGCCCGTGCGTTACGGATCGGGCGGGCGGAGTACGAGCGGCTCTGCGCGCTGGCCGGGTACGCCGCCGCGGACGGGCAGGTGCCGAACGACGTCGGTCCGGGTGCGATGCGGCTGCTGGAGCGGTTCACGGACACTCCGATGTTCGTCTCCGACGCGGCGATGAATCTCGTCGCCGTGAACAGTGCGTTCATGGCCCTGGGGCACTGGGATCTCACCGGGGACCCGTGGGAGTGGAACATCGCCTGGCGTACGTTCTGTGATCCCTTCAACGGCTTCAAGCAGTCCGCGGCGGACGCGACCGATCATGAGGCGATCCTCGCCGCCCAACTGAAGAGCGCGCTGTTGCGCTACCCCGCCGACGCGTCGCTTGCCGCGCTGGTGGACGAGATGCGGAGCCGAAGCCGCCTGTTCGACACCTTGTGGCGCGCGCCGCGACCGGTGGCGGCCTACGAGAGCAGTGCGGAGTTCATTCATCCGGACGGCGGCGCCGTCACGCTCGTCGGCAGCATGCTCGCCATCCCGGGCGACGACTTGGCGGCTCTGATGCTCACCGCGGCGCCGGGCTCGGCCGATGCGGCGCGGCTCGCGGAGATCGTCGGCGGCGCCGGGGAACCGACCATCGTCAAGGTGGGCCAGCCCGGCCCAGGTTAA
- a CDS encoding type II toxin-antitoxin system VapC family toxin, which produces MTLLLDTHVALWAITGDATLGTEFLDQLRHDPDIFLSPVSLWEITIKQSAGKLAGPPDLAERVREMGFRELPVTHVHAIAAGRLPPHHRDPFDRMLVAQAITESLTLATRDASMALYDVDVLKV; this is translated from the coding sequence ATGACCCTGCTGCTGGACACCCACGTCGCGCTCTGGGCCATCACTGGTGATGCGACCCTCGGCACCGAGTTCCTCGATCAGCTACGCCACGACCCGGACATCTTCCTTTCCCCGGTCAGCCTGTGGGAGATCACCATCAAACAGAGTGCAGGGAAGCTTGCCGGGCCCCCGGACCTCGCCGAGCGGGTAAGGGAGATGGGCTTCCGGGAACTTCCGGTCACCCATGTCCACGCCATCGCCGCCGGCCGCCTGCCGCCCCACCACCGTGATCCCTTCGACCGCATGCTCGTGGCACAGGCGATCACCGAGAGTCTGACCCTGGCCACCCGCGACGCGTCGATGGCGCTGTACGACGTGGACGTCCTCAAGGTGTGA
- a CDS encoding class I SAM-dependent methyltransferase — protein MSNPPDPTFEPGLDAWRDWQEAPWGRLRYAQAEANLARHLPAAPARILDLAGGDGADAVRLAGLGHHVTIVDNTPGMLAAARSRFAEAGLADRVRLVEADVTATPAHLGGDAYDVVLCHNLIQYLSDPAAMIATARRAVRLGGSVSVMAINPASEPLFRATRDLDPAAALAALDADEAMGRTFGITVRHWPAERVAQWLTDSDCRLVGHYGIRAVNDYVRDNERKQDPEFFDALLRLELALSDRMPYPLIARFYHLIAEARHDGPGRG, from the coding sequence GCCTGGACGCCTGGCGTGACTGGCAGGAAGCGCCGTGGGGCCGCCTGCGGTACGCGCAGGCCGAGGCGAACCTGGCCCGACACCTACCCGCCGCACCGGCGCGGATCCTCGACCTGGCCGGTGGCGACGGCGCCGACGCCGTCCGGCTGGCCGGACTGGGACATCACGTCACGATCGTCGATAACACCCCCGGCATGCTGGCCGCCGCCCGCTCGCGCTTCGCCGAGGCCGGGCTCGCCGATCGCGTACGCCTCGTCGAGGCCGACGTGACCGCGACGCCCGCCCACCTCGGCGGTGACGCGTACGACGTGGTGCTCTGCCACAACCTGATCCAGTACCTGTCCGATCCGGCCGCCATGATCGCCACCGCGCGCCGCGCCGTCCGTCTCGGTGGGTCGGTCTCGGTGATGGCGATCAACCCGGCCTCGGAGCCGCTGTTCCGGGCGACCCGCGACCTGGACCCGGCGGCGGCGCTGGCCGCCCTGGACGCGGACGAGGCGATGGGTCGCACGTTCGGCATCACCGTGCGGCACTGGCCGGCCGAGCGGGTGGCGCAGTGGCTGACCGACAGCGACTGCCGGCTGGTCGGGCACTACGGCATCCGGGCGGTCAACGACTACGTACGCGACAACGAGCGCAAGCAGGATCCCGAGTTCTTCGACGCCCTGCTCCGCCTGGAGCTGGCGCTGTCCGACCGGATGCCCTATCCGCTGATCGCCCGCTTCTACCACCTGATCGCCGAAGCCCGGCACGACGGCCCGGGACGCGGCTGA
- a CDS encoding alpha/beta hydrolase: MDPEIAAALAPMAGAMAEAAPPAVGDIEGRRAWWEPIIGAASNAQPIPADVTMTDHTVTTADGAQITVRWYVKDGVTPGSAVVFFHGGGYIFGHIDLFDGPVARYVSASGVPMLSVEYRRAPEFPFPTPLEDAYTALRWLHDHAPELGVDRDRIGVMGDSAGGGMAAALTILTRERGGPKIAHQLLLMPMLDDRPTAADPYIEPYVLWSYDDSRTAWPALLGEAAGGPDVPPTAAPARLDDATGLPPAYIEVGQLDVFRDEDLAYAAELSRAGVPVEFHLHPGAPHEFDSIAFASDVARRAIADRVRVLTSL, translated from the coding sequence TTGGATCCCGAGATCGCCGCGGCGCTGGCCCCGATGGCCGGGGCGATGGCCGAAGCCGCACCACCGGCGGTGGGCGACATCGAGGGGCGTCGCGCCTGGTGGGAACCGATCATCGGTGCCGCGAGCAACGCCCAGCCCATTCCTGCCGATGTCACGATGACCGACCACACCGTGACCACCGCCGATGGCGCGCAGATCACGGTGCGCTGGTACGTCAAGGACGGCGTGACGCCGGGCTCGGCCGTGGTCTTCTTCCACGGCGGCGGATACATCTTCGGTCACATCGACCTGTTCGACGGTCCGGTCGCCCGTTACGTGTCGGCTTCCGGCGTGCCGATGCTGTCGGTGGAGTACCGCCGCGCGCCCGAGTTCCCGTTTCCGACGCCACTCGAGGATGCCTACACCGCGCTGCGCTGGCTACACGATCACGCTCCCGAACTGGGCGTGGACCGCGACCGGATCGGGGTGATGGGCGACAGCGCCGGCGGCGGTATGGCGGCGGCGCTGACGATCCTGACCCGCGAGCGTGGCGGCCCGAAGATCGCCCACCAACTGCTGCTCATGCCGATGCTCGATGACCGCCCCACCGCAGCCGATCCCTACATCGAGCCGTACGTGTTGTGGTCCTACGACGACAGCCGTACCGCGTGGCCGGCGCTACTCGGCGAGGCTGCCGGCGGACCAGATGTCCCGCCCACCGCCGCTCCGGCCCGGCTCGACGACGCCACCGGCCTGCCGCCGGCCTACATCGAGGTGGGCCAGCTCGACGTCTTCCGCGACGAGGACCTCGCGTACGCGGCCGAACTCAGCCGCGCGGGCGTCCCGGTCGAGTTTCACCTGCACCCCGGCGCCCCACACGAGTTCGACTCGATCGCTTTCGCGTCCGACGTCGCTCGACGCGCCATCGCCGACCGCGTCCGCGTCCTCACGTCGCTCTAG
- a CDS encoding NADP-dependent oxidoreductase: MKAVRFHEFGGPEVLRYEDVEQPTPGTGQVRIRVAATSFNGVDGNIRAGYMQGPIPVELPHTPGLDVAGTVDALGDDVDDIAVGDRVVGFLPMTGTGAAAEYVIAPAEILTGAPRNIPLADSAAFPLVGLTAWQALFDHGKLTAGQRVLINGAGGAVGGYAVQLAKEVRAQVIATASPRSAERVKAAGADEVIDHTTTAVTAAVTEPVDLVLNLAPVTPEQLAALVTLIRDGGTLVNTTVWMPAPSDEVRSVRGIDLFVRSDADQLADLAARVSTGELRVDVAHRVALADLPALHAQAGAGELLGKTVVLAPTA; the protein is encoded by the coding sequence ATGAAGGCAGTTCGTTTCCACGAGTTCGGCGGTCCCGAGGTCCTGCGGTACGAGGACGTCGAGCAGCCCACCCCCGGCACCGGTCAGGTCCGGATCCGCGTCGCCGCGACCTCGTTCAACGGCGTCGACGGCAACATCCGCGCGGGCTACATGCAGGGCCCGATCCCGGTCGAGCTCCCGCACACCCCCGGCCTCGACGTCGCCGGCACGGTCGACGCGCTCGGTGACGACGTGGACGACATCGCGGTCGGCGACCGGGTCGTCGGGTTCCTGCCGATGACGGGGACCGGGGCGGCCGCGGAGTACGTGATCGCGCCGGCGGAGATTCTGACGGGGGCACCCAGGAACATCCCGCTGGCCGACTCGGCCGCGTTCCCGCTGGTGGGCTTGACCGCGTGGCAGGCGCTGTTCGACCACGGCAAGCTGACCGCCGGTCAGCGGGTGCTGATCAACGGCGCCGGCGGGGCGGTCGGCGGATACGCGGTGCAACTGGCCAAGGAGGTCCGTGCCCAGGTGATCGCGACGGCCAGCCCGCGCAGCGCCGAGCGGGTCAAGGCCGCCGGCGCCGACGAGGTGATCGACCACACCACCACCGCCGTGACCGCGGCGGTGACCGAGCCGGTCGACCTCGTACTCAACCTCGCGCCGGTCACCCCGGAGCAGCTGGCCGCGCTGGTCACGCTGATCCGTGACGGCGGCACCCTCGTCAACACCACCGTCTGGATGCCCGCCCCTTCCGACGAGGTGCGCAGCGTGCGTGGCATCGACTTGTTTGTCCGCAGCGACGCCGACCAACTCGCCGACCTGGCCGCCCGCGTCAGCACCGGTGAGTTGCGCGTCGACGTCGCCCACCGGGTGGCGCTGGCCGATCTGCCCGCACTCCACGCCCAAGCCGGCGCGGGCGAGCTGCTGGGCAAGACCGTCGTCCTCGCCCCCACCGCCTGA